Proteins co-encoded in one Cuculus canorus isolate bCucCan1 chromosome 22, bCucCan1.pri, whole genome shotgun sequence genomic window:
- the LOC128854328 gene encoding heat shock transcription factor, X-linked-like, protein MTNNRDSPLADSSSDTEEPGWVPSSPNHAGRDMAAPGNAASAPLAGENFQARRFLSKLWEIVGSHHFQSIWWADNGNCIVIAETLFCEEALRRNVFGTDSMGGFILQLHLHGFDTLEDDCPISMSVEELQAIVAAGPSLGRLHFFYNPFFRRDQPELLGPWAQSPGEGEPAPAAAPRSPGQEDERRKRRADALVAEEDMEENGFQSRAAASPTATEPWADLDAPSTSAGPAPAKRRRKDSAEDELEAALAPSMASPQRPAAIKPWADADGPSVSAGAALGRQHQRDSPENVQEAAVAPSAPSPQRRTPPAPLLFGPPPHPDWWPALDAEQVPGAGALPFLPPAPHAAPVPRPQHHRGPVYPHCPSCYCPPNDPTARHGDGR, encoded by the exons ATGACAAATAACAGGGACTCGCCTTTGGCAGACTCATCCTCCGACACGGAGGAGCCTGGTTGGGTGCCTTCTTCTCCCAACCACGCAGGACGTGATATGGCAGCACCCGGGAATGCTGCCAGCGCGCCTCTGGCAGGAGAGAACTTTCAAG CCCGCAGGTTCCTCAGCAAGCTCTGGGAGATCGTCGGCAGCCATCACTTCCAGTCAATCTGGTGGGCCGACAATGGCAACTGCATTGTCATCGCAGAAACACTCTTCTGCGAGGAAGCGTTGAGGAGGAATGTCTTTGGAACAGACTCCATGGGAGGCTTCATCCTCCAACTGCACCTCCATGGATTCGACACACTGGAGGACGATTGCCCCATCTCTATGTCcgtggaggagctgcaggccaTAGTAGCTGCAGGACCTTCTCTGGGCAGG ctgcacttCTTCTACAACCCCTTCTTCCGGAGAGATCAGCCCGAGCTCCTCGGGCCGTGGGCGCAAAGCCCCGGGGAAGGAGAGCCAGCCCCGGCTGCAGCCCCACGCAGCCCCGGGCAGGAGGACGAGCGCCGAAAGAGACGAGCTGATGCTCTGGTGGCGGAAGAAGATATGGAAGAGAACGGATTCCAGAGCCGTgcagctgccagccccacaGCGACTGAGCCGTGGGCTGACCTGGATGCGCCGAGCACCAGTGCCGGTCCAGCCCCAGCCAAACGGCGCCGCAAAGACAGTGCtgaggatgagctggaagcagCTCTGGCTCCATCCATGGCTTCCCCACAGCGCCCCGCAGCAATTAAACCATGGGCTGACGCAGACGGACCGAGCGTCAGTGCCGGTGCAGCCCTGGGCAGACAGCACCAAAGAGACAGCCCGGAGAACGTCCAGGAGGCGGCTGTGGCTCCATCCGCGCCTTCGCCCCAGCGCCGcacacctcctgccccactgctctTCGGGCCCCCTCCACACCCAGACTGGTGGCCCGCTCTGGATGCCGAACAAGTGCCAGGGGCTGGTGCCCTTCCATTCCTCCCGCCGGCACCTCATGCCGCTCCCGTGCCACGACCACAGCACCACCGAGGTCCTGTCTACCCACACTGCCCGAGCTGTTACTGCCCTCCAAACGACCCGACTGCCCGGCACGGCGATGGACGTTGA